In the genome of Streptomyces sp. P3, the window GGACGACCAGGACCTGATGTGCCGTCTGTTCCACGTCGGCGACTTCCACCACATCCCCCGCTGCCTGTACCTGCAGCGGATGCACCCGGCGAACACCCAGCGCGACCCGGAGACCAACGCGCACATCCAGAGCGAGACGATCGCCCTGTACGACAAGTACATCGAGGCCAACGCCCTCGCCTGGACCTACCGAAGGGGACTGCTCGCGCTGGACCTCGGAGCGGCGCACCGCAAGCCGCCCGGCTACCTGGGCGTGGACCAGTACCCGGGCGAGGGCGTCGACATCGTCGCGACCCTGCCCGGCAGGCTGGACCTGCCCGACGACTCCGTCGGTCTGATGCGGGCCGTGGACTTCCTGGAGCACGTGCCCGCCAAGATTCCCCTGATCAACGAGCTGTACCGGCTGCTGGCGCCCGGCGGGATGCTCCTCAGCACGACCCCCAGCTCCGACGGCCGTGGCGCGTACCAGGACCCGACCCACGTCGCCTACTACAACGAGAACTCCTTCTGGTACTACACGGACGACCAGTACCGCGCCTTCGTGCCCGAGATCGAGGCCAGGTTCCAGAGCTCGCGGCTCACCACGTGCTTCCCGTCCGCGTGGCACTCCGAGAAGAACATCTCCTATGTGATCGCCAACCTCATCGCGATGAAGGACGGCGCCGATCGCTGCGGCGGCCCGCTGCTGGTGTAGGTCCCGCGCGGACTCGGGCCGGTGCGCGTGAGGCGCCCCGCGGGACTCCCGGGTCCCGCGGGGCGCCTGGTCGGTTCAGGGCCGTCGCGTGGTGCGGGCCCGGGCGGCCAGTGCGGCGAAGACGGGCCGCCTCACGGCCGTGGCCAACTGGTCGTCCCACGGGGGAAGGGGCGCAAGGCCGGCCCGTAGCCAGCTGCCGTGGCCCAGCACGCCGAACACCGGGCGCGCGGCCGGCCGGGGGAACTTGTCCGAGCCGACGGGCCGGATCCGCTCGGGATCGAGACCGCTGAGCCGGAAGGTGTCGCGCGCCAGGCCGCACCAGGTGGTGCGGCCCGCCGACGTGCCGTGGTAGATGCCGGCCGGGGCCCGGCCCGTGAGCGCGGCGCGGCCGAGGGCGGCCAGCTGCCGGGCGAGCGCCCGGGTCCAGGTCGGCTGACCGTGCTGGTCGGCCACCACGTCCAGGGACTCGCGGCGGGCGGCGAGTTCGAGCACGGTGGCCACGAAGTTGGGACCGTGCTCGCCGTAGAGCCAGGCGGTGCGCACGACGTAGCCGGTGTCCGGCAGCAGTTCGACGACCGCCCGCTCGCCCGCCAGTTTGCTCCGGCCGTACGCGTTGACGGGGCCGGTCGGCGCGTCCTCGGGGTACGGCCCGCGGGCGTCGCCCGGGAACACGTAGTCGGTCGACAGGTGCAGCAGGATCGCGCCGCCGTCCGCGCAGGCGGCGGCGAGGTGCCGGACGCCGGTGCCGTTCACGGCCGTGGCCGCCGCTTCGGACCGCTCGGCGCCGTCGACGTCCGTCCAGGCGGCGCAGTTGACGACCACGGAGTGGCCGGGGACGGCCGCCCGCACCGCGGCCGGGTCGGTGATGTCGAGCCGGTCGCGGCCGAGGCCCGTCACCACGGCGTCCGGATCGGCGGTGAGCTCGGCCAGCACGTCCCGGCCGAGGAGCCCGTGGGCGCCGGTGACCAGCCACCTCGTGGTCATCGCGACCCGGCCCTCTCCTTCAGCGGCTCCCACCAGGAGCGGTGGGCGCGGTACCAGGCGACCGTGTCCGCCAGCCCCTGGGTGAAGTCCGTCCGCGGGACGTAGCCGAGTTCTTCGCGGAGCTTGCTGTCGTCCAGCGAGTAGCGCAGGTCGTGCCCCTTGCGGTCGGGTACGTGCTCGACCCGGTCCCAGTCCGCCCCGAGGGCGTCCAGCAGCAGACCCGTGAGCTTGTGGTTGCTCAGCTCGGCGCCTCCGCCGATGTGGTAGACCTCCCCGGCCCGGCCGCCGCGCAGGACGAGGTCGATGCCCCGGCAGTGGTCGGAGACGTGCAGCCAGTCGCGGACGTTGCGGCCGTCCCCGTACAGGGGGACCGGCTTCCCGTCGAGCAGGTGGGTGACGAAGAGCGGGACGACCTTCTCGGGGAACTGGTACGGCCCGTAGTTGTTGGTGCAGCGGGTGACCACCACGTCCAGGCCGTGGGTTCGGTGGTGGGCGAGCGCCAGCAGGTCCGCCCCGGCCTTCGACGCGGAGTACGGGGAGTTCGGGGCCAGCGGACGGCCCTCGGTCCACGACCCCTCGCCGATCGAGCCGTACACCTCGTCCGTGGACACCTGGACGAAGCGGCCGACACCGTGCCGGAGGGCCGCGTCGAGCAGCACCTGCGTACCCAGCACGTTGGTGCGGACGAACGGGCCGGCGCCCTCGATCGACCGGTCGACGTGCGACTCGGCGGCGAAGTGCACCACCGCGTCCTGGCCCGCCATCACCTGGTCGACGACGTCCGGGTCGCAGATGTCGCCCCGCACGAAGGTGTAGCCGGGGGCCCCGGCCACCGATGCCAGGTTGGCCTCGACCCCTGAGTAGGTGAGCTTGTCGAGGACGGTGACCCGTGCTGCGGGATCCGCGTCGAACTGCCGCCGGACGTATTCGGAACCGATGAATCCGGCACCGCCGGTCACCAGGACGCGCATGGCTCTCCGAGTTCTCTCACTGCCCGGCGCTCGGCACCGGGTCGGTCGGACGGACGGGTCCTCGTGCGGCGGCGCCCCCCGAAGCCGAAGC includes:
- the rfbD gene encoding dTDP-4-dehydrorhamnose reductase, giving the protein MTTRWLVTGAHGLLGRDVLAELTADPDAVVTGLGRDRLDITDPAAVRAAVPGHSVVVNCAAWTDVDGAERSEAAATAVNGTGVRHLAAACADGGAILLHLSTDYVFPGDARGPYPEDAPTGPVNAYGRSKLAGERAVVELLPDTGYVVRTAWLYGEHGPNFVATVLELAARRESLDVVADQHGQPTWTRALARQLAALGRAALTGRAPAGIYHGTSAGRTTWCGLARDTFRLSGLDPERIRPVGSDKFPRPAARPVFGVLGHGSWLRAGLAPLPPWDDQLATAVRRPVFAALAARARTTRRP
- the rfbB gene encoding dTDP-glucose 4,6-dehydratase, which codes for MRVLVTGGAGFIGSEYVRRQFDADPAARVTVLDKLTYSGVEANLASVAGAPGYTFVRGDICDPDVVDQVMAGQDAVVHFAAESHVDRSIEGAGPFVRTNVLGTQVLLDAALRHGVGRFVQVSTDEVYGSIGEGSWTEGRPLAPNSPYSASKAGADLLALAHHRTHGLDVVVTRCTNNYGPYQFPEKVVPLFVTHLLDGKPVPLYGDGRNVRDWLHVSDHCRGIDLVLRGGRAGEVYHIGGGAELSNHKLTGLLLDALGADWDRVEHVPDRKGHDLRYSLDDSKLREELGYVPRTDFTQGLADTVAWYRAHRSWWEPLKERAGSR
- a CDS encoding glycosyltransferase — its product is MTSTATPRFSVFTPSHRTRFLDECLATLRAQTCPDWEWIVLLNNGARWRPEHPDDRVRIEIADDVTGVGAAKRRACELARGEILVELDHDDLLAKACLAELGKAFDENPDAVFVYSNTAQITEDGKRDDSRFNESHGWHYEDVRVDGQTLLQVRAMAPTPHNIAYIWYAPNHVRAFRRDAYERAGGYDAARSVLDDQDLMCRLFHVGDFHHIPRCLYLQRMHPANTQRDPETNAHIQSETIALYDKYIEANALAWTYRRGLLALDLGAAHRKPPGYLGVDQYPGEGVDIVATLPGRLDLPDDSVGLMRAVDFLEHVPAKIPLINELYRLLAPGGMLLSTTPSSDGRGAYQDPTHVAYYNENSFWYYTDDQYRAFVPEIEARFQSSRLTTCFPSAWHSEKNISYVIANLIAMKDGADRCGGPLLV